A genomic stretch from Sulfobacillus thermosulfidooxidans includes:
- a CDS encoding MerR family transcriptional regulator → MNTVTIAEIASRLDLPESTVRYYRDRFSEFVPVIGKGRQRRYPEEAVEIFHTIADGLRNGQTATMVEETLGRLYPRNVETTETELAQVTAGTPQQVAQAMVQVLYQQSEEIQAMRLSLEQIKDDLDRKYEENVAVVAEAFEKLKSHMDTQDMQNARLARERDQFIVSQMRDMLQKSQQTQAQSKSWWQKWWGKNSDQASVRS, encoded by the coding sequence ATGAATACAGTGACGATTGCCGAAATTGCTTCACGACTCGATTTGCCTGAGAGCACGGTCCGTTATTACCGTGACCGGTTCAGTGAGTTTGTCCCCGTCATTGGCAAAGGTCGCCAACGCCGGTATCCTGAAGAAGCTGTGGAAATTTTTCATACCATTGCTGATGGCCTACGCAATGGACAAACGGCCACGATGGTCGAAGAGACATTGGGCAGACTCTATCCCAGAAATGTCGAAACCACGGAAACGGAACTGGCTCAAGTCACAGCAGGCACACCGCAACAAGTTGCTCAAGCTATGGTACAAGTTCTTTATCAACAATCAGAAGAAATCCAGGCCATGCGGCTGTCATTAGAACAGATCAAAGATGATTTAGACCGTAAATATGAAGAAAATGTTGCCGTGGTGGCAGAAGCCTTTGAAAAACTGAAATCTCATATGGACACACAAGATATGCAGAATGCGCGATTGGCAAGGGAACGCGATCAATTTATTGTTTCTCAGATGCGGGACATGCTTCAAAAATCACAACAAACTCAAGCCCAATCCAAATCATGGTGGCAAAAGTGGTGGGGTAAAAATTCCGATCAAGCCTCGGTTCGTAGTTAA